Proteins from a genomic interval of Psychrobacter fulvigenes:
- the tnpA gene encoding IS200/IS605 family transposase codes for MSEIYKNRHSAYNLHVHLVFITKYRKKVLADNHRQYFKEVVAEICKDFGAELKECNGEGDHVHMLIQYPPTVQLSKMVNNLKSVTSRRMRANFIDLRAAYNKPVLWSRSYFAGSCGGAPLEIIKQYIQNQQS; via the coding sequence ATGAGTGAGATATATAAAAACCGTCATTCTGCTTATAATCTGCATGTGCATTTGGTGTTCATCACCAAGTACCGCAAAAAGGTTTTAGCTGATAATCATCGTCAATACTTTAAAGAAGTTGTTGCTGAGATATGCAAGGATTTTGGTGCAGAACTCAAGGAATGTAACGGTGAAGGCGATCATGTTCACATGCTGATTCAATACCCGCCAACGGTACAACTAAGTAAGATGGTTAATAATTTAAAGTCGGTCACAAGTCGGCGCATGAGAGCCAACTTTATCGACCTAAGAGCAGCTTACAATAAACCTGTTTTGTGGTCACGCTCTTACTTTGCCGGCTCATGTGGCGGAGCGCCGTTGGAGATTATTAAGCAATACATTCAAAATCAGCAGAGTTAG
- a CDS encoding tRNA nucleotidyltransferase gives MQVYLVGGAVRDQLLGRPITDKDFVVVGATIKEMLAAGFQQVGADFPVFLHPTTQEEYALARTERKLGHGYQGFSVHASPDVSLEEDLQRRDLTINAMAIEVTSLTDDTPLTGKVVDYHGGLDDIGSKTLRHISVAFSEDPLRVLRVARFYGRYYDLGFQIAEETLSLMRELVSSGELAHLSAERIWQESSRATMQSSPQVYWQQLYAIGALTEHFAPLHDAWDDADVRETIQTALYFAGQMQLNLSQRWALLMASLDKPLFHKISDKETHTAKEIIKIGNSAKVPKTHAQFATLFVAQAQRLNVIEKLNAAEKIDLIQACSAHKDPSKLSQLLVTSHVLQLARQHRQMMLALNSFHAVTIADIDPELKGAAIGQAMNEKRIEHLLAMAHSNNHS, from the coding sequence ATGCAAGTTTATCTCGTTGGTGGTGCTGTCCGTGATCAGCTATTAGGTCGTCCTATTACAGACAAAGACTTTGTCGTCGTCGGTGCCACAATAAAAGAGATGCTAGCGGCAGGCTTTCAACAAGTCGGCGCAGACTTCCCAGTATTTTTGCACCCAACCACCCAAGAAGAATATGCATTGGCTCGTACTGAGCGTAAGCTTGGTCACGGCTATCAAGGCTTTAGCGTGCATGCCAGTCCTGATGTCAGCTTAGAAGAGGATTTGCAGCGCCGAGATCTCACTATCAACGCCATGGCGATTGAAGTGACTAGCTTAACTGACGATACCCCACTGACCGGTAAGGTGGTTGATTATCATGGAGGGCTTGATGATATCGGTAGCAAAACCTTACGACATATATCAGTGGCTTTTAGTGAAGATCCACTACGGGTACTACGAGTCGCGCGCTTTTATGGACGCTACTATGATTTGGGCTTTCAGATCGCTGAAGAGACCCTCTCTCTGATGCGAGAACTGGTCAGCTCAGGCGAGCTTGCACACTTAAGTGCAGAGCGTATCTGGCAAGAATCAAGCCGCGCGACGATGCAAAGCTCTCCGCAAGTCTACTGGCAGCAGCTTTATGCCATTGGCGCTTTGACTGAACACTTTGCCCCCTTGCACGATGCTTGGGATGACGCAGATGTCAGAGAAACCATACAGACCGCATTATACTTTGCCGGTCAGATGCAATTGAATTTATCGCAGCGTTGGGCACTACTGATGGCAAGCCTTGATAAGCCGTTGTTTCATAAAATATCTGATAAAGAAACTCATACTGCAAAAGAGATCATTAAAATAGGCAACAGTGCCAAAGTCCCCAAAACACACGCTCAGTTTGCCACTTTATTCGTAGCCCAAGCTCAAAGGTTAAATGTCATAGAAAAGTTAAACGCTGCCGAAAAGATCGATCTGATACAAGCTTGCAGTGCTCATAAAGACCCGAGCAAGCTTTCACAACTATTGGTCACCAGCCATGTATTGCAGTTGGCACGTCAACACAGACAGATGATGCTCGCTCTCAATAGCTTCCATGCAGTCACCATCGCTGATATCGACCCTGAGCTAAAAGGAGCGGCGATTGGTCAAGCCATGAATGAAAAACGTATCGAGCACTTGCTTGCTATGGCACACTCTAATAATCATAGCTAA
- a CDS encoding RNA-guided endonuclease InsQ/TnpB family protein produces the protein MKINKAYKFRLEPNAEQEVILNNLVGSARFVWNQVLAVSFEMFAKNEFINATNLVNKIMDIKANPEFAFLKTSSNAVSLQQKIRDLASAWSRFFDPKAHARLKENKKKPKKPKFFKLTDGTEIQLRPLMPRFKRKSDGCDSIRLVQFDKYCRVEGNRVKLPNSVGFVKFRKSQDILGIIKNVTISKKSGHWYVSFGTERELAQNPIHPSKTAVGIDLGVAKLIATSDGQVIKPKNSFKANQIKLAALQRQLSRKVLFSQNWKKHNRKIQKLHHHIANIRHDYLHKITTTISKNHAMIVCEDLKVVNMSRSASGSMEKKGKNVKAKSGLNKSILDQGWGMMIDMMDYKQQWHGGLLIKVNPRYTSQTCFKCKHVAKENRRTQAKFECVECGYIANADVNAARNILAAGHAVLSVEGRCSKGRPLKQKTCDGREKVA, from the coding sequence ATGAAAATTAATAAAGCATATAAATTTAGGCTTGAGCCTAATGCAGAACAAGAGGTTATCTTAAATAACCTTGTTGGTTCTGCACGTTTTGTTTGGAATCAAGTGCTTGCGGTATCGTTTGAGATGTTTGCTAAAAATGAGTTTATTAATGCAACCAATTTGGTTAATAAAATCATGGATATTAAAGCAAATCCTGAGTTTGCGTTCTTAAAAACAAGCTCTAACGCGGTGTCTTTACAACAAAAAATTCGTGATCTCGCTTCTGCTTGGTCACGCTTTTTTGACCCTAAAGCTCACGCACGATTGAAAGAGAATAAGAAAAAACCTAAAAAGCCTAAGTTTTTCAAGCTTACTGATGGCACAGAAATCCAATTACGCCCACTAATGCCAAGATTTAAACGCAAATCAGATGGGTGTGATTCAATACGCTTAGTGCAGTTTGATAAATATTGCCGTGTTGAAGGCAATCGTGTCAAACTACCGAATAGTGTAGGGTTTGTGAAGTTTAGAAAATCGCAAGACATTCTTGGGATAATTAAAAACGTCACCATCAGCAAGAAATCCGGTCATTGGTACGTGTCGTTTGGCACAGAGCGGGAGTTGGCCCAAAACCCAATTCATCCCTCTAAAACCGCCGTAGGGATTGATTTAGGGGTCGCTAAACTGATTGCTACCTCAGATGGCCAAGTTATCAAACCCAAAAACAGTTTTAAAGCCAATCAAATTAAACTGGCTGCATTACAGCGCCAACTCAGTAGGAAAGTCTTATTCAGTCAAAATTGGAAAAAGCACAATCGCAAGATTCAAAAACTCCATCATCACATCGCCAATATTCGCCATGATTACTTGCACAAAATCACCACCACAATCAGCAAAAACCACGCCATGATTGTCTGTGAGGATTTAAAAGTAGTTAATATGTCGAGATCTGCCAGTGGTTCGATGGAGAAGAAAGGAAAAAACGTCAAAGCCAAGTCAGGATTGAACAAATCCATTTTAGATCAAGGTTGGGGCATGATGATTGATATGATGGATTATAAGCAGCAATGGCACGGCGGGTTACTGATTAAAGTAAACCCGCGTTATACAAGCCAAACTTGCTTTAAATGCAAGCATGTTGCAAAAGAAAATAGACGTACCCAAGCAAAATTTGAGTGCGTTGAATGTGGTTATATTGCGAATGCAGATGTTAATGCAGCTCGTAATATTCTTGCGGCAGGACATGCCGTTTTGTCTGTCGAGGGAAGATGCAGTAAAGGTCGCCCGTTGAAGCAGAAAACTTGCGACGGTCGTGAGAAAGTCGCCTAA
- a CDS encoding acyl-CoA desaturase, with protein MRELEFKKAPINWIPAVFLVSTPIAAAIITPWYLMTHQVSAPVWGVFGAFMVWTGLSITAGYHRLLAHRAYKAHPVVKNFLLLGATLAVQGSSFDWVSGHRSHHRHVDDRLDDPYSAKRGFWFSHIGWMLRNYPSGKFDYKNIPDLTKDKVLQIQHKYYGLWVLATNIGLVSAVGWLIGDVWGTLVLAGLLRLVLTHHFTFFINSLCHMIGNRPYTDTNTARDNLILAIFTWGEGYHNYHHFFQYDYRNGVKWWQYDPTKWLIAGLSKIGLTTELRTVDDTTIKHAEVQMQFKKAQKTIDDLNADNIDVPHAMQSFQDRIKFEYDAFTQTVEEWQALKAKAVEMKKTEFADRLHEVDDKLKLEYAKIEKKIHEHNDNLKTAFRSIGHSSRAA; from the coding sequence GTGCGTGAGCTTGAATTTAAAAAAGCACCGATAAACTGGATACCTGCAGTGTTCTTGGTATCGACGCCGATTGCTGCGGCAATCATCACACCATGGTATCTTATGACTCACCAAGTCAGTGCGCCAGTTTGGGGCGTCTTTGGTGCCTTTATGGTGTGGACAGGCCTTAGTATTACGGCAGGCTATCACCGCCTCTTGGCACACCGTGCCTACAAAGCGCACCCTGTCGTCAAAAACTTTTTATTGCTGGGTGCAACCTTAGCAGTACAAGGCTCTTCGTTTGATTGGGTCTCTGGACATCGTAGCCATCACCGTCATGTCGATGATCGCCTAGATGATCCGTACTCAGCTAAGCGTGGGTTTTGGTTTAGTCATATTGGCTGGATGCTACGCAACTATCCAAGTGGTAAGTTTGATTACAAAAACATTCCTGACTTGACCAAAGACAAAGTGCTGCAAATCCAGCATAAATATTATGGTCTGTGGGTACTGGCTACCAATATTGGTTTGGTATCAGCAGTTGGTTGGTTGATCGGTGATGTCTGGGGCACCTTAGTATTGGCTGGCTTGCTACGTCTGGTACTGACTCATCACTTCACCTTCTTTATCAACTCACTGTGTCATATGATTGGTAACCGTCCTTATACGGATACCAATACGGCGCGTGACAACTTAATATTAGCCATCTTTACTTGGGGTGAGGGTTATCATAATTACCATCACTTCTTCCAATACGACTATCGTAATGGGGTTAAGTGGTGGCAGTACGACCCAACCAAATGGTTGATTGCTGGCTTGTCAAAAATTGGCTTAACCACTGAGTTACGTACTGTAGATGACACAACTATCAAACATGCTGAAGTACAGATGCAGTTTAAGAAGGCTCAGAAAACAATTGATGACTTAAACGCTGACAACATCGACGTACCTCATGCGATGCAGAGCTTCCAAGATCGTATTAAGTTTGAATACGATGCCTTTACGCAGACTGTAGAAGAGTGGCAAGCGCTAAAAGCGAAAGCCGTTGAGATGAAAAAGACTGAGTTTGCAGATCGTTTACATGAAGTAGATGACAAGCTGAAGCTTGAATATGCCAAGATTGAAAAGAAAATTCATGAGCATAATGATAACTTAAAAACAGCTTTCCGCTCGATTGGTCATAGCAGCAGAGCCGCATAA
- a CDS encoding NADP-dependent malic enzyme: MNDDTNLNTDNPNMEKEQFEQAALHYHEFPRPGKISVTPIKQLANQRDLALAYSPGVAVPCLEIERDPKLAAKYTARSNLVGVITNGTAVLGLGNIGPLASKPVMEGKGVLFKKFAGIDVFDIEVAQNDPDKFIEAVAALEPTFGGINLEDIKAPECFKIERELRKRMNIPVFHDDQHGTSIIVAAAMLNALLLTGKKIEEIKVVCSGAGAAAISCLDLICALGVDAHNILVSDSRGIISTSRENLDESKQRYARDTDATTIEEVMDDVDMFLGLSMPGILSTDMVRRMAKDPIIFALANPIPEIMPELAHSVRPDVIMATGRSDYPNQVNNALCFPYIFRGALDVGATTVNEEMKIACVRAIAAMAHVEATPTTNVKDIEAMKSFGRDYLIPGPLEPNLIIEIAPAVAKAAMDSGVATLPIEDFNAYRQRLSEFVYNSAFVMKPIFARAKADPKRIVYCEGEDRNVLLAVQVVVDEHLAQPILVGRPAIIEKNIEKLGLRLKDGVNVTIVNQDDDPRYKEYWKGYYENNKRNGVSIELARRDVRRKTTLIGSLLVENGDADGMICGTFSHYHLHLKYVQNVIGKKAGVSDFYAMNAVLMQDRNIFIADTYVHEDPTAEQLAEMTVLAAEQLRRFSITPRVALVSHSNFGTSDRASAVKMRKVYQLLKEMDVDFEFDGEMQGDAALSEQIRLEDFPSSEFKGAANLLILPTLDAANIAFNLLKTATASASIGPILLGVNKPVHILTPSVTARRVVNMTALAVTEAQDLESE, translated from the coding sequence ATGAATGACGATACCAATTTGAATACGGATAATCCTAATATGGAAAAAGAGCAGTTTGAACAAGCAGCTCTGCATTACCATGAGTTTCCTAGACCTGGTAAAATCTCGGTCACCCCTATCAAGCAGCTGGCAAACCAGCGTGACTTAGCACTGGCTTATTCGCCAGGTGTCGCAGTGCCTTGTCTTGAGATCGAAAGAGATCCAAAGCTGGCTGCCAAATATACAGCACGTAGCAACTTGGTTGGTGTTATTACTAACGGTACTGCCGTACTGGGATTGGGTAATATCGGTCCGTTGGCCTCAAAGCCAGTGATGGAAGGTAAAGGGGTACTATTCAAAAAATTCGCTGGTATTGATGTCTTTGATATCGAAGTGGCACAAAACGATCCTGACAAATTCATCGAAGCCGTTGCTGCTCTTGAGCCAACATTTGGCGGTATCAACCTAGAAGATATTAAAGCACCTGAATGTTTCAAAATCGAGCGCGAATTGCGTAAACGTATGAACATTCCAGTATTCCATGATGACCAACATGGTACTTCGATCATTGTTGCCGCTGCCATGCTCAACGCTTTATTATTAACAGGCAAAAAAATCGAAGAGATTAAAGTTGTCTGCTCAGGCGCTGGTGCAGCTGCCATCTCATGTCTAGACCTAATCTGCGCCCTTGGCGTTGATGCTCATAACATTCTAGTATCTGACTCACGCGGTATCATTAGTACCAGTCGTGAAAACCTTGATGAATCCAAGCAGCGCTATGCTCGCGACACTGACGCCACTACCATAGAAGAAGTCATGGACGATGTGGACATGTTCTTGGGTCTATCTATGCCAGGTATCTTGAGCACAGACATGGTTCGCCGTATGGCAAAAGATCCTATCATCTTTGCACTTGCCAACCCAATCCCTGAAATCATGCCAGAACTGGCCCACTCTGTACGCCCAGACGTGATTATGGCAACTGGTCGTTCAGACTATCCAAACCAGGTCAACAACGCCTTATGTTTCCCTTACATCTTCCGCGGTGCATTAGATGTAGGCGCAACAACTGTCAACGAAGAGATGAAAATCGCTTGCGTACGCGCAATCGCTGCCATGGCACACGTTGAAGCAACACCAACCACCAACGTCAAAGACATTGAAGCGATGAAGAGCTTTGGTCGTGACTACCTCATCCCAGGACCACTAGAGCCAAACTTAATCATCGAGATTGCCCCTGCTGTTGCAAAAGCAGCGATGGACTCTGGTGTGGCAACACTGCCGATTGAAGACTTTAATGCTTATCGTCAGCGCTTATCTGAGTTTGTATACAACTCCGCATTTGTAATGAAGCCAATCTTTGCCCGTGCTAAAGCAGATCCTAAGCGTATCGTATACTGTGAAGGTGAAGATAGAAACGTGCTATTGGCTGTACAGGTGGTCGTTGATGAACATCTGGCTCAACCAATCCTAGTTGGCCGTCCTGCCATCATCGAAAAAAATATCGAAAAACTGGGCTTACGCCTAAAAGACGGTGTCAACGTCACTATCGTCAATCAAGATGATGACCCACGCTATAAAGAATACTGGAAGGGTTATTACGAAAACAACAAACGCAATGGCGTTAGTATCGAGCTTGCCCGCCGTGATGTGCGCCGAAAAACTACTCTAATTGGTTCGCTATTGGTCGAAAATGGCGATGCTGATGGTATGATTTGTGGTACATTCAGCCATTACCATTTACACTTAAAATACGTCCAAAACGTGATTGGCAAAAAAGCGGGCGTGAGTGACTTTTATGCGATGAATGCAGTGCTCATGCAAGATCGCAATATCTTTATCGCTGATACTTATGTGCATGAAGACCCTACTGCTGAGCAATTGGCAGAAATGACAGTACTGGCTGCTGAACAACTACGCCGCTTTAGTATCACCCCGCGTGTGGCTTTGGTTTCGCACTCAAATTTTGGTACTTCTGATCGTGCCAGTGCAGTAAAAATGCGCAAAGTCTATCAGCTCCTAAAAGAGATGGATGTAGACTTTGAGTTTGATGGTGAGATGCAAGGTGATGCGGCACTCAGTGAACAAATCCGCTTAGAAGACTTCCCATCAAGTGAATTTAAAGGAGCGGCAAACCTGCTGATCTTACCAACACTTGACGCGGCAAACATTGCCTTTAACTTGCTAAAAACGGCAACTGCCAGTGCTTCTATCGGCCCTATCTTGTTAGGGGTGAACAAGCCTGTTCATATCTTAACGCCATCAGTGACAGCTCGCCGTGTGGTCAATATGACTGCGCTTGCAGTTACTGAAGCACAAGACTTAGAAAGTGAGTAA
- a CDS encoding glycerophosphodiester phosphodiesterase, with protein MIKLGNTRLLGHRGARNEAPENTLFGFHHAQRLQSRGLAGVELDVQLTSDGHLIVFHDDTLQRLCGLQSRVDQLSLAEIQRHLQFGHQIITLDRLAQALPISDQTLPLQEQSALAQFAHIELEIKTHDRTNYPKLIGALTRYLIDTPLASLPIVLTTFDIQLLAQLQHNTLLSKIPRGLLIRTPELLASAPNTALQLGCTQLGIHYPLLTQAIIANAHRYGLPVSAWTVNDIETIKQLVKWQVDFIITDIPTQILSPV; from the coding sequence ATGATAAAACTTGGAAATACGCGCCTTCTCGGACATCGCGGTGCCCGTAATGAAGCACCAGAAAACACTTTGTTTGGCTTTCATCATGCTCAGCGCTTACAGTCACGCGGCTTGGCAGGGGTTGAGCTTGATGTGCAGCTAACCTCTGATGGCCACTTGATTGTCTTTCATGACGATACCCTACAGCGGCTATGCGGGCTACAGTCACGCGTTGATCAGCTGAGTTTGGCTGAGATTCAGCGCCACTTACAGTTTGGGCATCAAATTATTACCTTAGATAGATTAGCTCAAGCATTGCCAATATCGGATCAAACATTACCCCTACAAGAGCAGTCAGCGCTGGCTCAATTTGCCCATATCGAGCTGGAAATCAAAACTCATGACAGGACAAACTATCCCAAATTGATTGGGGCATTGACGCGTTATTTGATAGATACTCCGCTTGCCAGCTTACCTATCGTCCTGACCACCTTTGATATACAACTCCTTGCCCAACTACAGCATAATACCCTACTGTCAAAAATCCCACGTGGCTTGCTCATTCGCACGCCAGAATTGCTCGCTTCTGCACCAAACACTGCGCTACAACTGGGCTGTACCCAGTTAGGTATCCACTACCCACTTCTGACTCAAGCTATCATTGCCAATGCTCATCGTTACGGCTTGCCCGTGAGCGCGTGGACGGTCAATGATATCGAAACCATCAAACAGCTAGTAAAATGGCAGGTTGACTTTATCATCACCGACATCCCAACACAGATTTTGTCGCCTGTTTAA
- a CDS encoding pteridine reductase, translating into MTMKLTVKPDNSPVMLVTGSAKRIGAAIIGAAHEQGYRVIIHCHNSQQQAQELADDLNNIRSASAAVVTADLALVNDDSSLHQFVQTIIATFGQLDVLVHNASRFYPTPVGRIGYDQWDELILTNAKAPLLLSQALLPYLQVQHGCIISLLDIHAHDKPFNGYTVYNMAKAAHRMMVQSLALEMAPHVRVNGVAPGVNILPDTNSDQALDSELQQNVTNSIPLQRIGTPEDIAQCVLYLVQASYITGEIIAIDGGRGLTLAGNGH; encoded by the coding sequence ATGACAATGAAATTGACTGTAAAGCCTGATAACAGCCCTGTAATGCTAGTCACTGGTAGTGCCAAACGTATTGGCGCTGCTATCATTGGTGCCGCACATGAGCAAGGATATCGTGTCATTATCCATTGCCATAATAGCCAACAACAAGCTCAAGAGTTGGCAGATGATCTCAATAACATTCGCTCTGCTAGTGCTGCTGTCGTCACCGCCGACCTAGCACTAGTCAACGATGACAGCTCATTACATCAATTTGTCCAAACTATTATAGCAACATTTGGTCAGCTTGATGTATTGGTGCATAATGCCTCACGGTTTTATCCAACGCCTGTGGGCCGTATTGGCTATGATCAATGGGACGAACTCATTTTGACCAATGCCAAAGCGCCCTTGCTACTCAGTCAAGCCCTCCTACCCTATCTACAAGTACAGCACGGATGCATCATCAGCCTGCTCGACATTCATGCTCATGATAAGCCGTTTAATGGCTATACTGTTTACAATATGGCAAAGGCTGCCCACCGTATGATGGTACAATCTCTGGCGCTAGAGATGGCGCCTCATGTTCGCGTTAATGGCGTTGCTCCAGGAGTGAACATCCTACCTGACACAAATAGTGATCAGGCACTAGATAGTGAGCTGCAACAAAATGTCACCAACTCCATTCCTTTGCAGCGCATTGGGACACCAGAAGATATTGCCCAGTGCGTGCTTTATTTGGTTCAGGCCAGTTATATCACTGGTGAAATCATCGCTATAGACGGTGGCCGTGGCCTAACTTTGGCGGGTAATGGCCATTAA
- a CDS encoding integrase family protein, producing MKVKLTKKFIDSVDYTAKGTEIYMDDVLTGFALRVGKQSKRYTLHKRINGKLYRDEVEETHLITLTEAREKASIMMANIKKGLHVYDGLHEVLEEPKDKTNNVPTLRDAYTYFKSAKTSLAKGTIDTYDGQILNKLDDWLDISLNDISKSMISDKHKEISKHSKAQANATMRALRSVWNYCRDSFLDDNEDFLIKEQPVRILNAKKDWNIIKPRTKHVEEEYLGMYLKTLLNYVDRSSHLQAPHSNNARDIMLLFMFTGVRLNEAQPLKWSDVDLIAGRIVFKATKNGSNYHMPTSDILQALLEERFRLSAGKQWVFPSNLKASDDHIKDLSRSYKAISNQTNLYITPHDLRRTFGTVANNSSISYPVLKRLLNHREAKSTDDVTLQYIQVSQRQLRDASNSIESFYCRHAGMTQSDFIKQLI from the coding sequence ATGAAGGTTAAACTTACCAAAAAATTTATAGATTCAGTAGACTATACCGCTAAAGGTACTGAAATCTATATGGACGATGTGTTAACTGGTTTTGCGCTACGTGTGGGCAAACAATCCAAACGTTATACATTACATAAGCGTATTAACGGAAAGCTATATAGAGATGAAGTGGAAGAAACGCACTTGATTACGCTAACCGAAGCACGTGAAAAAGCCAGCATAATGATGGCTAATATAAAAAAAGGTCTGCATGTTTATGACGGGCTTCATGAGGTCTTGGAAGAGCCGAAAGATAAGACCAATAATGTACCAACACTGAGAGATGCATATACCTACTTTAAATCAGCAAAGACTAGCTTAGCTAAAGGCACTATTGACACTTATGATGGTCAAATACTAAACAAGCTAGATGATTGGCTAGATATATCTTTAAATGATATATCTAAGTCAATGATAAGTGATAAGCATAAAGAGATAAGCAAGCATAGTAAAGCTCAGGCTAACGCAACTATGAGAGCTCTAAGGTCAGTTTGGAATTATTGTCGTGATAGCTTTTTAGATGATAACGAAGACTTTTTAATTAAAGAGCAACCAGTACGCATACTTAACGCCAAGAAAGATTGGAATATAATTAAGCCGCGTACTAAACATGTTGAAGAAGAATATTTAGGTATGTATCTCAAAACACTTTTAAATTATGTTGATAGAAGCTCACACCTGCAAGCGCCCCATAGCAATAATGCACGAGATATCATGCTACTTTTTATGTTCACTGGTGTGCGTTTAAATGAAGCGCAGCCCTTAAAGTGGTCTGACGTCGACCTTATAGCTGGCAGGATAGTATTCAAAGCTACAAAAAATGGTTCTAATTATCATATGCCTACTAGTGATATCTTACAAGCTCTGCTTGAAGAAAGATTCAGATTAAGCGCTGGCAAGCAATGGGTATTCCCGAGCAACTTGAAAGCTAGCGATGACCATATAAAAGATTTAAGCCGTAGTTATAAGGCCATAAGTAATCAAACAAACTTGTATATTACACCACATGATTTGCGCCGCACTTTTGGAACGGTAGCTAATAACTCAAGCATCAGCTATCCAGTCCTTAAACGCTTGCTCAATCACCGTGAAGCTAAATCAACCGATGATGTTACCCTGCAATATATCCAAGTGTCACAGCGGCAACTAAGAGACGCTTCAAATTCAATAGAGTCTTTCTATTGTCGGCATGCTGGCATGACACAAAGTGATTTTATAAAACAACTTATATAA